The following nucleotide sequence is from Oncorhynchus kisutch isolate 150728-3 linkage group LG29, Okis_V2, whole genome shotgun sequence.
CAGGAAGTGAGCAGCATTGTGAAACATCTGCCATTTCAAAGTACAGGGTTGCTGTTTCCTTTAACTTTGCCGGAAGGCAAGACACATGGAAGAacttaaatcaaattgtatttgtcacatgctccgaatataataggtgaaatgcttacttacatgcccttaatcaacaatgaaaaatacctaaaaaataaataaaagtaacaaataattaaagagcagcagtaaaataacaatagcgaagcTATATataaggggtaccggtacagagttaatgtgcaggggcaccggttagtcgaggtaattgaggtaatatgtacatgaaggtggagttaaagtgactatgcatagataatgaatAGAgcatagcagcagcgtaaaagatggGGTGGGGGCAATAAAAATAGCCTGAGTAGCtttttgattagatgttcaggagttgttcttatggcttgggggtagaagttgtttagaaacctcttggacctagacttggcgctccgaggATCACCGTgccggatgtgttgttacctacccttaccccctggggggcggcccgtcaggaagtccaggatccagttgcagagggaggtgtttagtcccagggtcctggtGAGCACATGTTTGGAGTACACgccctggtaatctgtctggccctgcggccttgtgaatgttgacctgtttaaaggtcttactcacatcagctacagaGAGCGAGTTTACAGTCGTCCTCAGCagatgatgctctcatgcatgtttcagtgttacttgcctcgaagcgagcagaagtaatttagcttgccTGGTAGGCTTGTGTTAACTGGTTGATTTGCTAAATTCAATAGACCTGCAAGTGCTAAAAACAGAGTATCATCCAAATAGACTGACATGGATACAATATATTCGTAGTTAATATATTTTGTCTCACCTCTGTGTTTACCACCTACTATCAAACATTGATAATAAGTACTTCATAATATTACAGAAAATGTTGATGAGTGAATTAATTGTGCCTATCAGTAATGGCActtgcaagcctaaccttgagtGAATATTTGTACAGCAAAAAGATAGGTAAGTTAGGTTAAAGATCAAAGGCATCAGGTTTGGTACATTGTATTGATTTATTTACATAATTCTACTATATAAAACACAAGGAATTCATAGAAAAGTATCAAACTGAAATTAAGTGCAGTACAAAATCTGTCTCGCATTGTTTAAAATACAACCTCGATTATATGAAATGTTCTAAAAAATATTGACAATCGGGAAGGCAGATGGTGTTGAAAGGCTCAccccacccaaccaccacacacGCCGCCggtggagaaagaggggaaataCCTACATTTGCATGTTGGGTTCTTCTCAGCATGTATGCCACATCAACACATCTCACAAGGCAAAATATATCATCTGACCTTATTTTATGTGCCCCGGTGCAGATATGGTCCAAATCCACACCACCCCCACCCACTAACAATACAGTGCTCCATTCAGGCTTCCCTCCATTCACCCTTCGCTGTCCCATCTCTACATTTCAGCTCTCTACACCATATCTGTCAAAGTGGCGCATGATGATGCCTAGCTCCAGCTCCACAGTACCCATAGCAACTGTGTGCAGCCTATATCTGTCCGCCCCACTGTATACGAGGTCTGGGGAGCGCAGCTGGGGACCTCCACCCACAAAGGTTTGAGCTATCTGCTCTTGCCAGGATCCAAGTGGTCTCCAGGTCACACAGCGTACATGGTGGTGGCCTGGGCTGGAGGGCACATGGCAATATCCATAACCATACAGCTGACAGCGCCCAAATGAATCCTGGTGCCAAACCTGCA
It contains:
- the LOC109874098 gene encoding B9 domain-containing protein 2, giving the protein MAELHIIGQIVGASGFPQSSLFCKWGIHTGGAWRLLSGLKEGQTQVDLPQTGDTAYWSHPIDLHYTTKGLQGWPKLHLQVWHQDSFGRCQLYGYGYCHVPSSPGHHHVRCVTWRPLGSWQEQIAQTFVGGGPQLRSPDLVYSGADRYRLHTVAMGTVELELGIIMRHFDRYGVES